The genomic window TCAATTACACGAACCAATAAATTCTCTTCCGCTTAAGCCAAATATAGGTTGGGCTTTCTGTAACTTAAGACCAAAAAAGTCCAGACTGATAATACACCGTCTCCGTGGGAGGTGCCACCACCCACTCAGCCACCGGCCAGGAACTAGGGCATCGTCCtcgccccctccctctccctcatccTTTACAGCCAGCCAGTGACCAAAGGCCATACCCAAAATATCGCTTGGCTTGCTCCCCCTTCCTTCCACCCTAGGCCAGGCACTGCCATTGTTGCTAATATTCTGACAGCAGCCTCCCGGCGGTCTCTTTACCTCCAgcttcccacccccaccttccCCTCAATTCTCTAGGACCCAGGTCTCCCCATGCGACTTTCCGACTTGAAACCCTCTAGGGGCCTCGCTGCTCCCAGGACAGATCCCAGCCCCTCTCCAGGCTGGTCTCTGCTCCCCCCTGCCCACCCAGCTCATCTCCCTTCACTCTTCCCACTCTCACTGCTCTGCTCTAAAGCACCCCTGATCCGTGCCCTGCAGAGCCCCCGCCCCAACGCCTTCCGTCCCTCGCCACCAGGCCAACGCCCATCCCTTCCACCACCTCCCAAGTTGGTCTTCGCCAGCTGCCGAGCAGAGTTCACCGCTCCGTCGGCTCTGTGCACTTGTCGCTGTCCAATTCAACCTCAGTTCTGTGGGTGCCGCTCTTCACTGCACTGTGAGCTCCTCGAGGACGCGGGCTCCGTTTCATTCATCTCCTCACCCCCAGTTCCCAGAGTATGCCTGGTAAGCAGCCACTCGATAAATACACATGGAAGACAGGGATAAACAAAGTGTTCCCAGGCACAGACATGGCCCTGAAGAGGCTCGGTCACATGAGAACTATAGCATAAACCCCTTTATCCGTAGTCAAGCACGTTATTTGATCCTCTCAGTGACATTGTTGCCTGCTTTTTCTGGGTGACgagactgaggctcaggaagGTTTACAATCTAGAATTCAGCGGACATGCTCGAAAATCCACTCTCAGCATGAAGCTCCGGGCTCAGGCCCCCAACAGCGACTGTTCTTTCCCATCCTGGCCACGGGGGGGCAGCCAAGTGCTGGCGGGGGAGTCCCTATCcagcccccccacacaccccacctcCCAGAAAGACCTGGATCTGCTCGCTGAGGGGTAATGGCCACCCCTGAGAAGACGGGGGCATGTTTGGAGGTCCTTTGGAGGTCACTATTTCAATATTCCACGGAAACAGTTCAAACCTGTGGTAAGCAGGGGGCACTAATTCCAAGAAGTGGGGGCTGGAAACAAGCCATGTGCCCCAAACTTGCATTCCCGGCATATGTAACCGCCAGCCTGGGAAAGGGATGGGGATGGCTGGAGCATCAAGCACCTGCAAATGAGTGACACTGACGTCTCGCCCTCAGCAGGGACAGGCCAGTGCTGCCTGGCACCCAGGACAGGACAGGGCCTGTGCCCCTGTGCTCAGAGGCCCAGCGGGCAGAGGGCTCAGCCCGTGAGAGCTGCGCGGAGCATCCGGGTGTGTGGTGGCTTCCGTGCCCGGGACGGGACGCACAGCTGCCGCCGAGGGGCCTCCCAGGGCCACACCCACAAGCACGGCCGGCGGGCAGAGCCGAGTCCAGAGGCCGCAGCTGAGGAACAATCCCAGGCTGAGGTCTCACCACGCTCCAGGTTTCTCCCAGGCTGTCGGCTGCACCAAGAACGGGTCCAAGGGGGCAGGGCTCCGGGGCAGCAGGCTGAAGGGAGAGCTCTCTGGGAGGCAGGCCACGCGAGGCTCAGGAATCTGGAAGAGAGGGCCGCATCTTTGCTGGGAAAGGGGCTGCACCCTGTGCTGGCGAGGAATGAACTAGATAGACCCTGACAGCCTCTCCAGTTCAGGGTGAAGttcaggggaggaggaaggacaaGGCGGGATGCCCACGCATCTGTtgccccagcccttcccccacaGAGAGCAGGCTGACTGGAGGGCGAGGGGGCTCGAGGCTTGTTGGCTGATGCCTGGCTTCTCTCCATGGCGCTGGGATCTGTACCCATGCCCCCATCTCACGCCCAGCTGGAATCTGAGAGATGGGGCGACAACCACAATTTCCCAATTTTCCAAATTCTTTTCCTCCCCCTCAGTCTGTCAGCCTTGACCAGGGTCAGAGTTCCCTAGAAAACATCCTGGTATCTTCCTGCAGGAACACCGAGGTCCCCagcacaccccccaccccaggcctccaAGCGCTGGGCTGAGGGGACAGCAGGGCAGGCAGTTGGAGGAAGAAAgcctgtccctcctcccccagctgccCACCCTCACCTCAGCTCTGTCAGGGCTGTGAGCAGACACGATGATGCTGGAGGCACCGCCTCACTCCCACCAAAGCTCTCTACACCCCACCACCCAGGCTTGTGCCCAAAGGCCAAATCTGCCCTGACAGCTCGGGCTTTTCTGTCCACGGATGCATATTCCAGCAGACTCAGGCCAGGCAAGCTGCGCCCAGCTGGCTGCGAGACTGCTGCCCTTAGCAAGAAGGccgcggggaaggggaggggggcgggaggcGGCAACACAGGGGTTTGGGAATGGAGTCCCTGAAACTGCCAAGTGCATGTATATATGTGACGCAGGCATTCTTTGTGCCAGAGAGGTCATATTTTTCACCAGCATCTCAAAGAATGGCAGGAAAGTGcggggagagggtggggagacGCCAGGAGCAAGAGAGGCCACTCAGTCAGGGGGGAAGGAGCCCCAAGGTGGGGATCAGGAGCCCCAGGGTCCAGTTCTGCTGTCATTTACTCGAGCATGTTACGTGCTGAGGCTCCCCGTCTGTAGAGTGAAGGAGTCCACCGTGAACCTAGAGACCCCTCTAGACTACCCAGGGAAGGAGAGGGCTGGGAAAGCGGCAGCAGGTTTCAGGCAAGAGGGATGGAAGAACCTGGAGACGAGGAAGGGAGgtggctcccctcccccaccctcccccaggaCACAGTAAAGTGAGGTAGGGAATGTCCCTGGGCCCGGCCTGGCCACCCTGTGCCAGGAGCAGTAACACACACGCCCTCCTCGCCACTGGACAGCCCTCTCtccaagggggtgggggcggcgtCCCTGAGGTGAGAAGTCTGCAGTTCAGCAGGGCCAGTGCGGCGTGGCTGTCTGGGATTAGCACCAAATCCTGGACTGCGCTGTGCAGGGATCACACGTCGTCGGCTTCACAGCTGCTTAGCTGCACCCTGCTCACGCCGGCCTCTCACCCCTCACCAGCCCCTCTCACCTGCCTGACTCCCTGCTAAGAGGACGATGAAAGACCCTGCCTCCGTCCTTGGCCAGCAGGGGAGGCGCCAAGTCACTAACACACACCCTCAGCCACAGAGCCCCGGAGCTCCAGGTACCAAGCTTGacagggagaggggcagggaaggcTTCCCCTGTCCAATCACGGTGGCTCTGCCCAGGTGGCCTTGAGTCAGCTTGTCCTTTGGGCCACCCAGGCCCTTCCCTCCAGATGGTCTCTGTCCTTGGGAAGACAGAGGCAGGAGACCCGGATGGAGCCCCCACAGCTGGGAACCCTCAGCCCCAGCTTCCTGGAGCAACGTGCTCCTGAGTTCCCCCAGCTGCTGGAAACCTTgtcatctcccccccccccgacacacacacacacacacacacacacatgccacaGAGCCTTGCCCTCGGCTACATCCGCCCCGCCCTGATCAGGGGATCGGGCAAGCAGGCCCCTGGCTCTGCCCtcacacaccccacaccccaaacCCTCCCTTAAGAGGGAGCAGTGGTGGATCTTAGACTCAAACCCCCTCCTgggagaggagggcaggaggcTAAGGCTTAAGTCCCGGGTTGTCCTGAGGCCCTGGGCCCAGTCTCTCCTCCGCCTCCCAGTGGATGGACATTTGGGGCACTTCTGAGTTGGGCCTTAGTacctggtggggtgggggcagatgcAGAAAGTGTGGGAGGCGTGGGCGCCCAGGGGAGAGGGCTCCGAAGCACACTGGCCCACCCCAGACTGCCGCCCTGCCTCCTCAGCCCTGCACCAGGGTCACCATTAGGAGGGGGACATGAGGGACagggagctgctgctgctgctgcaggagagactgtggggggggggcagcctCTCCCCTCAGGTCCACACCTGGAGCGGCTGGGCCCAGGGAGGCGCCGCCCCCCCATACGGAGGTTGCGGCCCCTGGCTCCGGGCCCCTCTCTCCACCCCGCCGCACTCCCCGCCCTCTCACCTGTGCCCTCTCACCTGTGCGGGAGGTGCCAGCCTCAGGCCTCAGGGGAAGGGCCCGGGCGCCTCTGCTCCGCAGCCCTAGGACCCGCTCCTGGGGGCGCCGGGTGCCCGAGGGCCGCTCGCTCGCAGTCCGGCGCCGCGGAGCCCGGGGCCGCCTGGAGACCGCGCCCCTCGAGCGCGGCCGCGCACCTCGGGGTCGTCGCCTCCGCCGCGCCGGGCTCGGCCTCGCGGGACGCGCGCCGCTCGCGGGCCAGCAGCGCGGTCAGGCCTTGGGCGCGGAGGAGCAGGCCGCCGCCCAGGAACAGCACGCCGCCGAGCACGAGCAGCGACAGCACGCCCAGCACCGCCGCCTGCACGGCCCGCGGCCCCTCGGGGGGCTCCGGCGGTGCCCCCGACTGGTTGCAGCAGCTGAGCCAGGCGGCCAGAGCCGCGGCGCCGGCCTGGGAGCTGTTCATGCTCCAGCGCCCGCTGCCCAGATGTGCGCGGGGCCGCCGGGAGGGTGCGGGAGCGCGGGCGGGCGCCGCGGGCGGGAGGGAGGAACCCGAGGGGCGGACCCAGGCGCCCTAGGCCCCCACCCGGGCCCAGAGCGCTGACTTCCTAGACCAGGGCTCCCCCACTGTGGACGGCGGGCGCCAGTCTCAACACTCAGACTCCTGGGCCCGGGGTGTTTCTTCTCCAACCCACCCATGTGAACAGGGTTTGCATACACCCAGCCAGGCCAAGTGGGAAGTCCTGCCCCCAAGACGCTCCCTTTCCCTTGGCAAGAGGCGGCCCAGAGGTAGCAGCTCCCTCAAGCCCTGAGGGCTTCCCCCAGGGCGCTGCCCCCAGTCAACAGGAGGCAGGAAAAGCCAGGGCCAGCCCCATCCCTGGGCCAAAGCGCAATGCTGCGAGGCGGCCCACGCGGCCACTGGGACAGGGGCCACCTCAGGACCTGAGGGATCCCTGTCCTCCCCCTGCAGGATCCAGGACTGGACAAGCAGGCTAGTGCCTCCTTCAGACTCCTTAATGGGGGGGTCGGGGGGGCGTTGCAAGGCCCACCCCCTCCTCTTctcaggcccagggcccagggccagTCATGTTTACAGAGGGAAGCGCTCCTGTCCCAACACTGTGCCAATCAGTCTCCTGGGTTCTGCCCACCCCCCTTCCAGGGTAGCTCAAGAAATCACAATGCCGGAAGGGTTAGGGATGTTACTGTCCTGTCCACCCAGGCCAGCCTGCTGCCAGCTGAGTGTCCCACGGTCCTGCCTGGGTGGGAGTGGAGAAGACCAGCTGCAAAGGCAGGACGTCTGGGCAAGGTGGGATAGTGGGGAAGACTCTTCTGCCCAGGTTTCCTGAAAAActtaaaagacaacaaaaaatgctctaatgattgaagtgataacaCACAACTGTGATTAcactaaataccactgattgtacacttcggatgaACTATATGTTTTATCAACATGTATCaacaaggggagtggatgtggctcaagcaattgagcgcctgcttcccacatgggaggtcccagttccatccctggtgcctcctaaaaccaaaagcaaacaagcaaacaaatgaaacacccaactcagggaagccgatgtagttcagtg from Dasypus novemcinctus isolate mDasNov1 chromosome 12, mDasNov1.1.hap2, whole genome shotgun sequence includes these protein-coding regions:
- the SMIM41 gene encoding small integral membrane protein 41: MNSSQAGAAALAAWLSCCNQSGAPPEPPEGPRAVQAAVLGVLSLLVLGGVLFLGGGLLLRAQGLTALLARERRASREAEPGAAEATTPRCAAALE